The window CGTTCCCGCCACGAGGCGAATCCGCAGCAAGGAATCCCAGCATGCCCAACATCACGGTCACCCACTCCGACTCGGGGCTCGTTCTCACGAACGTCGTGCGCAGTGAACGGGTCAGTCCGCACATCGTCCGGGTGACGTTCGCGGGAGGCGACCTCGACCGCTTCGAGTACAAGGGGTTCGACCAGTGGTTCCGGCTCGCGATCCCCGTGCACGCCGAGGACCGGTTCGACAACCTCCCCTCGAAGTTCGGGTTCGGTGGCCTCCTGAAGTTCCTGACCCTGCCCAAGGGCACGCGGCCGGTGATCCGCAACTACACGATCCGGCAGTTCGACGCGGCCTCCCGTGAACTGGACGTCGACTTCGTCGTCCACGGCACGGAGGGCATCGCGGGCCCCTGGGCGACCACGGTCGAGGCCGGCGCACCCGTCGCCCTCATCGACCAGGGGTGTGGCTGGGCGCCCGTCCCCGCCGCACGGTCCGTCATCGTCGCCGACGAGAGCGCGATGCCGGCGGCGCTCGGCATCCTGCGGGACATGCCCCGCGACAGCGTCGGTGACGCGATCATCGAACTCTTCGACGAGCGCGACAGGCAGGACGTTGACGCGCCCGCGGGGGTGACGGTGCAGTGGCTCGTGCGTGACCCGGCCGATGCGCCGGGCTCACGAGCACTGCCCGCGCTGCGCGAACTCGAGCTCGGCCCGGATGTGTACGGGTTCGCGGTGGGGGAGTCGGCGCTCGCGACCGGCGCACGCCGCCACCTCGTGGGCGAGCGGGGGGTGCCGAAGGCGAACGTCACGTTCTGCGGCTACTGGCGCGTCGGACGCGCCTCGCCGGGCTGATCGGCGGCGCCCGTCACCGCTCGGCGCGTCGTATCCGAAGCAGGACGTGCGCGCCGCCTGGCGTCAGCATGCGAGCCCTGCCAGGAACCCCCGGACCTCCCGGGTGAACAGCTCGTGCGCTTCGAGTTGTGCCCAGTGCCCCGTTGCGGGCACGACGACGGCGCGGGCGTCCGGCATGCGCGCCGCCGCCTCGACCGAACCGGACGGGGCGACCAGTGGATCGAGTTCGCCGTGGAAGAAGAGCGTCGGTGCCGTGATCTCGTGCACCCAGGGGAGCACGTCGTTCCGCAGGCGCGTGCGTCCGAGCGTCGCCTGGTTGTAGCGGCCGTAGGCGATGCCCGCGTCGGGTGCACGCGCCTCGCGTACGAACTCCTCGACGACCTCGCTCGGGAGCGTCGCGGGATCGTGCACGATCGCGCGCAGGGCCGAGCGCGTGAAGCGGTTCGCGAACCGGGCGAGGGGGAGCAGCAGCGCATCCGGCAGGCGCGCACTCGCCCATGCGAGTCGGTGCGTGACGGGGCCGCCCACGCGCTCGGCGAGTCCACCGGGTGCGATCAGGACGAGCCCGGCCACCAACGAAGGATGTCGGAGCGCGACGTTCAGGGCGACGTCCCCGCCCATCGAGACGCCGAACACGACCGCGCGGTCGATGCCGAGCGCCTCGGCGACCCGCACGACGACGTCGGCCAGCGGGCCGGGGCCGCCGACCGGGGCGATCCCGCGAGAGCCACCGAAACCGGGCAGGTCGAGTGCGACGACGTGGTGCTCGCGCCCGAGGGTCTCGATCGTGCGGAACCAGGAGATCCCGGCACTGTCGGTCCCGCCGCCGTGCACGAGGACGAGGGGAGGTGTCGCGTCGGGTGGCCCGCCCGTCAGCACGCGGACCCTGCCCTCGGGAAGCTCGACGACGCGCTCGGTCGCTCCCGGTGGGACGAGATGCGGCATGTGGACTCCTCGCTCGGATCCGGCCCGACGGGCACCGACGACCGAGCCGAACGATCGGGCGATGCCGGGACGAAATCGGCCGCCGTCGGCGGCTCGCGTCGGTCCCGTCCCGGCGAACGCGGTGCGATTCAACCGTATCCGCCGCGCCTCACTTCACCGATCTGATCGGGAGCACCGCGAGGCCGCCGAGCACACCGAACACGATCGCGCCCGCGAAGAGGGCGGTGTAGTTCGCGCCGGAGCCGCCGATCGCGAGCAGCGGGACCGCGATGATCGGCGAGACGAGCTGAGGCACCTGGTAGGAGAGCGCGACGATGCCGAGGTCCTTGCCGGCGTCGCGATGGTGCGGCAGGACCTCGGTCTTGAGTGCGATGTCGACCGACACGTACGCGCCCTGCGCCGCGCCGACGAGTGCGAGGCCCACGAGGAAGATGCTCGTGTCCGGCGCGAACATCGCCACGAGGAGGCCCGCGACCGAGCACGCGCACGAGATCCACACGATCGTCTTGCGCCGCCCGGTTCGGTCCGAGATCCAACCGAACAGCACGTTCGTCAGCAGCCCGCCGATCGTGAAGACGACGAGCGCGGTCGCCTGCACACCGGACGCCTCCTCCTTCGGGACGCCGAGTCGGTCGATGATGAAGAACAGCAGGTACGTCGCGACCGTGAACACGGACATCGTGACGAACATCCGGCACAGGAAGGCCCACAGGAAGTCGGGACTGTCGCGTGGACTGAGCCAGTAGGTCGACACGATCGCGCGCCAGTCCAACGAGGGCGGCCGAGTCGTCCGCACGATGTCGCGCAGGCCGAACGCGAGCGCTCCGGTCAGCACGGCGCCGATCGTCCCGGGCACCATGAACCACAACCACCGTGCGTCGTTCGGCAGGGCCGCGATGATCTGCGTCCCGGCGATGAGCGCCACGCTCCCGCTCGCGCTCGCGAGCCCCGCGACGCGTGCCCGGATGCGAGTCGGGATCTGCTCGGCGAGCAGCGCGTGAACGGCCGCGTTGGCCGCACCGAATCCCGCCTGGACGATCGCCCAGCCGAGCACGATCGGCCACAGCGTCGACGAGAACGCGAGCACGACGACGCCGACGAAGCCGATGACGGCTCCCGCGACGATCCAGGGTCGACGCATGCCGAACCGCGACATCGTGCGATCACTCAGACGGCCGAACAGCGGCGTGATCACGATGACGACGATGCCGCCGATCGCGGTCACGATCGAGAGGTCGACCTCCTTCGTCGCATCGCCGAGGAACGCGAACGTCTTCGGGATCGCCGCGCCGACGACGGCGCTCGTGGCGATGTTGATGCCGAACCAGGCCGCGATGAACATCGGCAGGAACAGTCGTCCCTGACGGGGCGTCGGGGGAGCGGGCGTCGGTGTGGCGATCGGGGTCGCGGGAGGGAGGGACATCGTCGTCCTTTCGATGGGATCGGATCAGGTCGTTCGGTAGGCGAGCGCGAGCTCCGCCGCGAACGTCGACTGCCAGCGGCGGGCGCGGTCGAAGC is drawn from Pseudoclavibacter chungangensis and contains these coding sequences:
- a CDS encoding siderophore-interacting protein, translated to MPNITVTHSDSGLVLTNVVRSERVSPHIVRVTFAGGDLDRFEYKGFDQWFRLAIPVHAEDRFDNLPSKFGFGGLLKFLTLPKGTRPVIRNYTIRQFDAASRELDVDFVVHGTEGIAGPWATTVEAGAPVALIDQGCGWAPVPAARSVIVADESAMPAALGILRDMPRDSVGDAIIELFDERDRQDVDAPAGVTVQWLVRDPADAPGSRALPALRELELGPDVYGFAVGESALATGARRHLVGERGVPKANVTFCGYWRVGRASPG
- a CDS encoding alpha/beta fold hydrolase; this translates as MPHLVPPGATERVVELPEGRVRVLTGGPPDATPPLVLVHGGGTDSAGISWFRTIETLGREHHVVALDLPGFGGSRGIAPVGGPGPLADVVVRVAEALGIDRAVVFGVSMGGDVALNVALRHPSLVAGLVLIAPGGLAERVGGPVTHRLAWASARLPDALLLPLARFANRFTRSALRAIVHDPATLPSEVVEEFVREARAPDAGIAYGRYNQATLGRTRLRNDVLPWVHEITAPTLFFHGELDPLVAPSGSVEAAARMPDARAVVVPATGHWAQLEAHELFTREVRGFLAGLAC
- a CDS encoding MFS transporter; this encodes MSLPPATPIATPTPAPPTPRQGRLFLPMFIAAWFGINIATSAVVGAAIPKTFAFLGDATKEVDLSIVTAIGGIVVIVITPLFGRLSDRTMSRFGMRRPWIVAGAVIGFVGVVVLAFSSTLWPIVLGWAIVQAGFGAANAAVHALLAEQIPTRIRARVAGLASASGSVALIAGTQIIAALPNDARWLWFMVPGTIGAVLTGALAFGLRDIVRTTRPPSLDWRAIVSTYWLSPRDSPDFLWAFLCRMFVTMSVFTVATYLLFFIIDRLGVPKEEASGVQATALVVFTIGGLLTNVLFGWISDRTGRRKTIVWISCACSVAGLLVAMFAPDTSIFLVGLALVGAAQGAYVSVDIALKTEVLPHHRDAGKDLGIVALSYQVPQLVSPIIAVPLLAIGGSGANYTALFAGAIVFGVLGGLAVLPIRSVK